The following are encoded in a window of Oncorhynchus keta strain PuntledgeMale-10-30-2019 chromosome 10, Oket_V2, whole genome shotgun sequence genomic DNA:
- the LOC127932483 gene encoding uncharacterized protein LOC127932483 isoform X3 has product MFSGVVLGVLGDVMFSGVVLGVLGVVMFSGVVLGVLGDVMFSGVVLGVLGVVMFSGVALGVLGDVMFSGVVLGVLGVVMFSGVVLGVLGDVMFSGVVLGVLGDVMFSGVVLGVLGVVMFSGVVLGVLGDVMFSGVVLGVLGDVMFSGVVLGVLGVVMFSGVVLGVLGDVMFSGVVLGVLGDVMFSGVVLGVLGDVMFSGVVLGVLGVVMFSGVVLGVVLLLLGLLLFMFFRQRRDRDRRPTGTASKHSAILLVSDSMTPNLDPDTGTITNPIYATATNQNPDTACDITTIYTNATNPRRDDIHFNFGPSTEVSDNVTYATVNFP; this is encoded by the exons ATGTTCTCTGGTGTTGTTCTGGGTGTTCTAGGTGATGTGATGTTCTCTGGTGTTGTTCTGGGTGTTCTAGGTGTTGTGATGTTCTCTGGTGTTGTTCTGGGTGTTCTAGGTGATGTGATGTTCTCTGGTGTTGTTCTGGGTGTTCTAGGTGTTGTGATGTTCTCTGGTGTTGCTCTGGGTGTTCTAG GTGATGTGATGTTCTCTGGTGTTGTTCTGGGTGTTCTAGGTGTTGTGATGTTCTCTGGTGTTGTTCTGGGTGTTCTAG GTGATGTGATGTTCTCTGGTGTTGTTCTGGGTGTTCTAGGTGATGTGATGTTCTCTGGTGTTGTTCTGGGTGTTCTAGGTGTTGTGATGTTCTCTGGTGTTGTTCTGGGTGTTCTAGGTGATGTGATGTTCTCTGGTGTTGTTCTGGGTGTTCTAGGTGATGTGATGTTCTCTGGTGTTGTTCTGGGTGTTCTAG GTGTTGTGATGTTCTCTGGTGTTGTTCTGGGTGTTCTAGGTGATGTGATGTTCTCTGGTGTTGTTCTGGGTGTTCTAGGTGATGTGATGTTCTCTGGTGTTGTTCTGGGTGTTCTAGGTGATGTGATGTTCTCTGGTGTTGTTCTGGGTGTTCTAGGTGTTGTGATGTTCTCTGGTGTTGTTCTGGGTGTTGTTCTACTACTGCTGGGTCTGCTGCTGTTCATGTTCttcagacagaggagagacagagacaggagaccaacaggtacag CATCCAAACACTCTGCTATACTGTTGGTGTCTGACTCCATGACACCCAACCTAGAtccagacacaggaaccatcactAACCCCATCTACGCCACAGCAACCAATCAGAACCCAGATACAGCCTGTGACATCACCACCATCTATACCAACGCAACCAATCCTCGTCGAGATGACATCCACTTCAACTTTGGTCCGTCCACAGAGGTTTCAGACAATGTGACCTACGCTACTGTCAACTTCCCCTGA
- the LOC127932483 gene encoding uncharacterized protein LOC127932483 isoform X5 — protein MFSGVVLGVLGDVMFSGVVLGVLGVVMFSGVVLGVLGDVMFSGVVLGVLGVVMFSGVALGVLGDVMFSGVVLGVLGVVMFSGVVLGVLGDVMFSGVVLGVLGDVMFSGVVLGVLGVVMFSGVVLGVLGDVMFSGVVLGVLGDVMFSGVVLGVLGDVMFSGVVLGVLGDVMFSGVVLGVLGDVMFSGVVLGVLGVVMFSGVVLGVVLLLLGLLLFMFFRQRRDRDRRPTGTASKHSAILLVSDSMTPNLDPDTGTITNPIYATATNQNPDTACDITTIYTNATNPRRDDIHFNFGPSTEVSDNVTYATVNFP, from the exons ATGTTCTCTGGTGTTGTTCTGGGTGTTCTAGGTGATGTGATGTTCTCTGGTGTTGTTCTGGGTGTTCTAGGTGTTGTGATGTTCTCTGGTGTTGTTCTGGGTGTTCTAGGTGATGTGATGTTCTCTGGTGTTGTTCTGGGTGTTCTAGGTGTTGTGATGTTCTCTGGTGTTGCTCTGGGTGTTCTAG GTGATGTGATGTTCTCTGGTGTTGTTCTGGGTGTTCTAGGTGTTGTGATGTTCTCTGGTGTTGTTCTGGGTGTTCTAG GTGATGTGATGTTCTCTGGTGTTGTTCTGGGTGTTCTAGGTGATGTGATGTTCTCTGGTGTTGTTCTGGGTGTTCTAGGTGTTGTGATGTTCTCTGGTGTTGTTCTGGGTGTTCTAGGTGATGTGATGTTCTCTGGTGTTGTTCTGGGTGTTCTAGGTGATGTGATGTTCTCTGGTGTTGTTCTGGGTGTTCTAGGTGATGTGATGTTCTCTGGTGTTGTTCTGGGTGTTCTAG GTGATGTGATGTTCTCTGGTGTTGTTCTGGGTGTTCTAGGTGATGTGATGTTCTCTGGTGTTGTTCTGGGTGTTCTAGGTGTTGTGATGTTCTCTGGTGTTGTTCTGGGTGTTGTTCTACTACTGCTGGGTCTGCTGCTGTTCATGTTCttcagacagaggagagacagagacaggagaccaacaggtacag CATCCAAACACTCTGCTATACTGTTGGTGTCTGACTCCATGACACCCAACCTAGAtccagacacaggaaccatcactAACCCCATCTACGCCACAGCAACCAATCAGAACCCAGATACAGCCTGTGACATCACCACCATCTATACCAACGCAACCAATCCTCGTCGAGATGACATCCACTTCAACTTTGGTCCGTCCACAGAGGTTTCAGACAATGTGACCTACGCTACTGTCAACTTCCCCTGA
- the LOC127932483 gene encoding uncharacterized protein LOC127932483 isoform X44: protein MFSGVVLGVLGDVMFSGVVLGVLGVVMFSGVVLGVLGDVMFSGVVLGVLGVVMFSGVALGVLGDVMFSGVVLGVLGVVMFSGVVLGVLGDVMFSGVVLGVLGDVMFSGVVLGVLGVVMFSGVVLGVVLLLLGLLLFMFFRQRRDRDRRPTGTASKHSAILLVSDSMTPNLDPDTGTITNPIYATATNQNPDTACDITTIYTNATNPRRDDIHFNFGPSTEVSDNVTYATVNFP from the exons ATGTTCTCTGGTGTTGTTCTGGGTGTTCTAGGTGATGTGATGTTCTCTGGTGTTGTTCTGGGTGTTCTAGGTGTTGTGATGTTCTCTGGTGTTGTTCTGGGTGTTCTAGGTGATGTGATGTTCTCTGGTGTTGTTCTGGGTGTTCTAGGTGTTGTGATGTTCTCTGGTGTTGCTCTGGGTGTTCTAG GTGATGTGATGTTCTCTGGTGTTGTTCTGGGTGTTCTAGGTGTTGTGATGTTCTCTGGTGTTGTTCTGGGTGTTCTAG GTGATGTGATGTTCTCTGGTGTTGTTCTGGGTGTTCTAGGTGATGTGATGTTCTCTGGTGTTGTTCTGGGTGTTCTAGGTGTTGTGATGTTCTCTGGTGTTGTTCTGGGTGTTGTTCTACTACTGCTGGGTCTGCTGCTGTTCATGTTCttcagacagaggagagacagagacaggagaccaacaggtacag CATCCAAACACTCTGCTATACTGTTGGTGTCTGACTCCATGACACCCAACCTAGAtccagacacaggaaccatcactAACCCCATCTACGCCACAGCAACCAATCAGAACCCAGATACAGCCTGTGACATCACCACCATCTATACCAACGCAACCAATCCTCGTCGAGATGACATCCACTTCAACTTTGGTCCGTCCACAGAGGTTTCAGACAATGTGACCTACGCTACTGTCAACTTCCCCTGA
- the LOC127932483 gene encoding uncharacterized protein LOC127932483 isoform X22: MFSGVVLGVLGDVMFSGVVLGVLGVVMFSGVVLGVLGDVMFSGVVLGVLGVVMFSGVALGVLGDVMFSGVVLGVLGVVMFSGVVLGVLGDVMFSGVVLGVLGVVMFSGVVLGVLGDVMFSGVVLGVLGDVMFSGVVLGVLGDVMFSGVVLGVLGVVMFSGVVLGVVLLLLGLLLFMFFRQRRDRDRRPTGTASKHSAILLVSDSMTPNLDPDTGTITNPIYATATNQNPDTACDITTIYTNATNPRRDDIHFNFGPSTEVSDNVTYATVNFP, encoded by the exons ATGTTCTCTGGTGTTGTTCTGGGTGTTCTAGGTGATGTGATGTTCTCTGGTGTTGTTCTGGGTGTTCTAGGTGTTGTGATGTTCTCTGGTGTTGTTCTGGGTGTTCTAGGTGATGTGATGTTCTCTGGTGTTGTTCTGGGTGTTCTAGGTGTTGTGATGTTCTCTGGTGTTGCTCTGGGTGTTCTAG GTGATGTGATGTTCTCTGGTGTTGTTCTGGGTGTTCTAGGTGTTGTGATGTTCTCTGGTGTTGTTCTGGGTGTTCTAG GTGATGTGATGTTCTCTGGTGTTGTTCTGGGTGTTCTAG GTGTTGTGATGTTCTCTGGTGTTGTTCTGGGTGTTCTAGGTGATGTGATGTTCTCTGGTGTTGTTCTGGGTGTTCTAGGTGATGTGATGTTCTCTGGTGTTGTTCTGGGTGTTCTAGGTGATGTGATGTTCTCTGGTGTTGTTCTGGGTGTTCTAGGTGTTGTGATGTTCTCTGGTGTTGTTCTGGGTGTTGTTCTACTACTGCTGGGTCTGCTGCTGTTCATGTTCttcagacagaggagagacagagacaggagaccaacaggtacag CATCCAAACACTCTGCTATACTGTTGGTGTCTGACTCCATGACACCCAACCTAGAtccagacacaggaaccatcactAACCCCATCTACGCCACAGCAACCAATCAGAACCCAGATACAGCCTGTGACATCACCACCATCTATACCAACGCAACCAATCCTCGTCGAGATGACATCCACTTCAACTTTGGTCCGTCCACAGAGGTTTCAGACAATGTGACCTACGCTACTGTCAACTTCCCCTGA
- the LOC127932483 gene encoding uncharacterized protein LOC127932483 isoform X20, translated as MFSGVVLGVLGDVMFSGVVLGVLGVVMFSGVVLGVLGDVMFSGVVLGVLGVVMFSGVALGVLGDVMFSGVVLGVLGVVMFSGVVLGVLGDVMFSGVVLGVLGDVMFSGVVLGVLGDVMFSGVVLGVLGDVMFSGVVLGVLGDVMFSGVVLGVLGVVMFSGVVLGVVLLLLGLLLFMFFRQRRDRDRRPTGTASKHSAILLVSDSMTPNLDPDTGTITNPIYATATNQNPDTACDITTIYTNATNPRRDDIHFNFGPSTEVSDNVTYATVNFP; from the exons ATGTTCTCTGGTGTTGTTCTGGGTGTTCTAGGTGATGTGATGTTCTCTGGTGTTGTTCTGGGTGTTCTAGGTGTTGTGATGTTCTCTGGTGTTGTTCTGGGTGTTCTAGGTGATGTGATGTTCTCTGGTGTTGTTCTGGGTGTTCTAGGTGTTGTGATGTTCTCTGGTGTTGCTCTGGGTGTTCTAG GTGATGTGATGTTCTCTGGTGTTGTTCTGGGTGTTCTAGGTGTTGTGATGTTCTCTGGTGTTGTTCTGGGTGTTCTAG GTGATGTGATGTTCTCTGGTGTTGTTCTGGGTGTTCTAGGTGATGTGATGTTCTCTGGTGTTGTTCTGGGTGTTCTAG GTGATGTGATGTTCTCTGGTGTTGTTCTGGGTGTTCTAGGTGATGTGATGTTCTCTGGTGTTGTTCTGGGTGTTCTAGGTGATGTGATGTTCTCTGGTGTTGTTCTGGGTGTTCTAGGTGTTGTGATGTTCTCTGGTGTTGTTCTGGGTGTTGTTCTACTACTGCTGGGTCTGCTGCTGTTCATGTTCttcagacagaggagagacagagacaggagaccaacaggtacag CATCCAAACACTCTGCTATACTGTTGGTGTCTGACTCCATGACACCCAACCTAGAtccagacacaggaaccatcactAACCCCATCTACGCCACAGCAACCAATCAGAACCCAGATACAGCCTGTGACATCACCACCATCTATACCAACGCAACCAATCCTCGTCGAGATGACATCCACTTCAACTTTGGTCCGTCCACAGAGGTTTCAGACAATGTGACCTACGCTACTGTCAACTTCCCCTGA
- the LOC127932483 gene encoding uncharacterized protein LOC127932483 isoform X14, producing the protein MFSGVVLGVLGDVMFSGVVLGVLGVVMFSGVVLGVLGDVMFSGVVLGVLGVVMFSGVALGVLGDVMFSGVVLGVLGVVMFSGVVLGVLGDVMFSGVVLGVLGDVMFSGVVLGVLGDVMFSGVVLGVLGDVMFSGVVLGVLGDVMFSGVVLGVLGDVMFSGVVLGVLGDVMFSGVVLGVLGVVMFSGVVLGVVLLLLGLLLFMFFRQRRDRDRRPTGTASKHSAILLVSDSMTPNLDPDTGTITNPIYATATNQNPDTACDITTIYTNATNPRRDDIHFNFGPSTEVSDNVTYATVNFP; encoded by the exons ATGTTCTCTGGTGTTGTTCTGGGTGTTCTAGGTGATGTGATGTTCTCTGGTGTTGTTCTGGGTGTTCTAGGTGTTGTGATGTTCTCTGGTGTTGTTCTGGGTGTTCTAGGTGATGTGATGTTCTCTGGTGTTGTTCTGGGTGTTCTAGGTGTTGTGATGTTCTCTGGTGTTGCTCTGGGTGTTCTAG GTGATGTGATGTTCTCTGGTGTTGTTCTGGGTGTTCTAGGTGTTGTGATGTTCTCTGGTGTTGTTCTGGGTGTTCTAG GTGATGTGATGTTCTCTGGTGTTGTTCTGGGTGTTCTAGGTGATGTGATGTTCTCTGGTGTTGTTCTGGGTGTTCTAG GTGATGTGATGTTCTCTGGTGTTGTTCTGGGTGTTCTAGGTGATGTGATGTTCTCTGGTGTTGTTCTGGGTGTTCTAGGTGATGTGATGTTCTCTGGTGTTGTTCTGGGTGTTCTAG GTGATGTGATGTTCTCTGGTGTTGTTCTGGGTGTTCTAGGTGATGTGATGTTCTCTGGTGTTGTTCTGGGTGTTCTAGGTGTTGTGATGTTCTCTGGTGTTGTTCTGGGTGTTGTTCTACTACTGCTGGGTCTGCTGCTGTTCATGTTCttcagacagaggagagacagagacaggagaccaacaggtacag CATCCAAACACTCTGCTATACTGTTGGTGTCTGACTCCATGACACCCAACCTAGAtccagacacaggaaccatcactAACCCCATCTACGCCACAGCAACCAATCAGAACCCAGATACAGCCTGTGACATCACCACCATCTATACCAACGCAACCAATCCTCGTCGAGATGACATCCACTTCAACTTTGGTCCGTCCACAGAGGTTTCAGACAATGTGACCTACGCTACTGTCAACTTCCCCTGA
- the LOC127932483 gene encoding uncharacterized protein LOC127932483 isoform X10 codes for MFSGVVLGVLGDVMFSGVVLGVLGVVMFSGVVLGVLGVVMFSGVALGVLGDVMFSGVVLGVLGDVMFSGVVLGVLGDVMFSGVVLGVLGVVMFSGVVLGVLGDVMFSGVVLGVLGDVMFSGVVLGVLGDVMFSGVVLGVLGVVMFSGVVLGVLGDVMFSGVVLGVLGDVMFSGVVLGVLGDVMFSGVVLGVLGVVMFSGVVLGVVLLLLGLLLFMFFRQRRDRDRRPTGTASKHSAILLVSDSMTPNLDPDTGTITNPIYATATNQNPDTACDITTIYTNATNPRRDDIHFNFGPSTEVSDNVTYATVNFP; via the exons ATGTTCTCTGGTGTTGTTCTGGGTGTTCTAGGTGATGTGATGTTCTCTGGTGTTGTTCTGGGTGTTCTAGGTGTTGTGATGTTCTCTGGTGTTGTTCTGGGTGTTCTAG GTGTTGTGATGTTCTCTGGTGTTGCTCTGGGTGTTCTAG GTGATGTGATGTTCTCTGGTGTTGTTCTGGGTGTTCTAG GTGATGTGATGTTCTCTGGTGTTGTTCTGGGTGTTCTAGGTGATGTGATGTTCTCTGGTGTTGTTCTGGGTGTTCTAGGTGTTGTGATGTTCTCTGGTGTTGTTCTGGGTGTTCTAGGTGATGTGATGTTCTCTGGTGTTGTTCTGGGTGTTCTAGGTGATGTGATGTTCTCTGGTGTTGTTCTGGGTGTTCTAGGTGATGTGATGTTCTCTGGTGTTGTTCTGGGTGTTCTAGGTGTTGTGATGTTCTCTGGTGTTGTTCTGGGTGTTCTAG GTGATGTGATGTTCTCTGGTGTTGTTCTGGGTGTTCTAGGTGATGTGATGTTCTCTGGTGTTGTTCTGGGTGTTCTAGGTGATGTGATGTTCTCTGGTGTTGTTCTGGGTGTTCTAGGTGTTGTGATGTTCTCTGGTGTTGTTCTGGGTGTTGTTCTACTACTGCTGGGTCTGCTGCTGTTCATGTTCttcagacagaggagagacagagacaggagaccaacaggtacag CATCCAAACACTCTGCTATACTGTTGGTGTCTGACTCCATGACACCCAACCTAGAtccagacacaggaaccatcactAACCCCATCTACGCCACAGCAACCAATCAGAACCCAGATACAGCCTGTGACATCACCACCATCTATACCAACGCAACCAATCCTCGTCGAGATGACATCCACTTCAACTTTGGTCCGTCCACAGAGGTTTCAGACAATGTGACCTACGCTACTGTCAACTTCCCCTGA
- the LOC127932483 gene encoding uncharacterized protein LOC127932483 isoform X31: MFSGVVLGVLGDVMFSGVVLGVLGVVMFSGVVLGVLGDVMFSGVVLGVLGDVMFSGVVLGVLGDVMFSGVVLGVLGDVMFSGVVLGVLGVVMFSGVVLGVLGDVMFSGVVLGVLGDVMFSGVVLGVLGDVMFSGVVLGVLGVVMFSGVVLGVVLLLLGLLLFMFFRQRRDRDRRPTGTASKHSAILLVSDSMTPNLDPDTGTITNPIYATATNQNPDTACDITTIYTNATNPRRDDIHFNFGPSTEVSDNVTYATVNFP; encoded by the exons ATGTTCTCTGGTGTTGTTCTGGGTGTTCTAGGTGATGTGATGTTCTCTGGTGTTGTTCTGGGTGTTCTAGGTGTTGTGATGTTCTCTGGTGTTGTTCTGGGTGTTCTAGGTGATGTGATGTTCTCTGGTGTTGTTCTGGGTGTTCTAG GTGATGTGATGTTCTCTGGTGTTGTTCTGGGTGTTCTAGGTGATGTGATGTTCTCTGGTGTTGTTCTGGGTGTTCTAG GTGATGTGATGTTCTCTGGTGTTGTTCTGGGTGTTCTAG GTGTTGTGATGTTCTCTGGTGTTGTTCTGGGTGTTCTAGGTGATGTGATGTTCTCTGGTGTTGTTCTGGGTGTTCTAGGTGATGTGATGTTCTCTGGTGTTGTTCTGGGTGTTCTAGGTGATGTGATGTTCTCTGGTGTTGTTCTGGGTGTTCTAGGTGTTGTGATGTTCTCTGGTGTTGTTCTGGGTGTTGTTCTACTACTGCTGGGTCTGCTGCTGTTCATGTTCttcagacagaggagagacagagacaggagaccaacaggtacag CATCCAAACACTCTGCTATACTGTTGGTGTCTGACTCCATGACACCCAACCTAGAtccagacacaggaaccatcactAACCCCATCTACGCCACAGCAACCAATCAGAACCCAGATACAGCCTGTGACATCACCACCATCTATACCAACGCAACCAATCCTCGTCGAGATGACATCCACTTCAACTTTGGTCCGTCCACAGAGGTTTCAGACAATGTGACCTACGCTACTGTCAACTTCCCCTGA
- the LOC127932483 gene encoding uncharacterized protein LOC127932483 isoform X4 has protein sequence MFSGVVLGVLGDVMFSGVVLGVLGVVMFSGVVLGVLGDVMFSGVVLGVLGVVMFSGVALGVLGDVMFSGVVLGVLGVVMFSGVVLGVLGDVMFSGVVLGVLGDVMFSGVVLGVLGVVMFSGVVLGVLGDVMFSGVVLGVLGDVMFSGVVLGVLGDVMFSGVVLGVLGVVMFSGVVLGVLGDVMFSGVVLGVLGVVMFSGVVLGVVLLLLGLLLFMFFRQRRDRDRRPTGTASKHSAILLVSDSMTPNLDPDTGTITNPIYATATNQNPDTACDITTIYTNATNPRRDDIHFNFGPSTEVSDNVTYATVNFP, from the exons ATGTTCTCTGGTGTTGTTCTGGGTGTTCTAGGTGATGTGATGTTCTCTGGTGTTGTTCTGGGTGTTCTAGGTGTTGTGATGTTCTCTGGTGTTGTTCTGGGTGTTCTAGGTGATGTGATGTTCTCTGGTGTTGTTCTGGGTGTTCTAGGTGTTGTGATGTTCTCTGGTGTTGCTCTGGGTGTTCTAG GTGATGTGATGTTCTCTGGTGTTGTTCTGGGTGTTCTAGGTGTTGTGATGTTCTCTGGTGTTGTTCTGGGTGTTCTAG GTGATGTGATGTTCTCTGGTGTTGTTCTGGGTGTTCTAGGTGATGTGATGTTCTCTGGTGTTGTTCTGGGTGTTCTAGGTGTTGTGATGTTCTCTGGTGTTGTTCTGGGTGTTCTAGGTGATGTGATGTTCTCTGGTGTTGTTCTGGGTGTTCTAGGTGATGTGATGTTCTCTGGTGTTGTTCTGGGTGTTCTAGGTGATGTGATGTTCTCTGGTGTTGTTCTGGGTGTTCTAGGTGTTGTGATGTTCTCTGGTGTTGTTCTGGGTGTTCTAG GTGATGTGATGTTCTCTGGTGTTGTTCTGGGTGTTCTAGGTGTTGTGATGTTCTCTGGTGTTGTTCTGGGTGTTGTTCTACTACTGCTGGGTCTGCTGCTGTTCATGTTCttcagacagaggagagacagagacaggagaccaacaggtacag CATCCAAACACTCTGCTATACTGTTGGTGTCTGACTCCATGACACCCAACCTAGAtccagacacaggaaccatcactAACCCCATCTACGCCACAGCAACCAATCAGAACCCAGATACAGCCTGTGACATCACCACCATCTATACCAACGCAACCAATCCTCGTCGAGATGACATCCACTTCAACTTTGGTCCGTCCACAGAGGTTTCAGACAATGTGACCTACGCTACTGTCAACTTCCCCTGA
- the LOC127932483 gene encoding uncharacterized protein LOC127932483 isoform X2, translating into MFSGVVLGVLGDVMFSGVVLGVLGVVMFSGVVLGVLGDVMFSGVVLGVLGVVMFSGVALGVLGDVMFSGVVLGVLGVVMFSGVVLGVLGDVMFSGVVLGVLGDVMFSGVVLGVLGVVMFSGVVLGVLGDVMFSGVVLGVLGDVMFSGVVLGVLGDVMFSGVVLGVLGVVMFSGVVLGVLGDVMFSGVVLGVLGDVMFSGVVLGVLGVVMFSGVVLGVVLLLLGLLLFMFFRQRRDRDRRPTGTASKHSAILLVSDSMTPNLDPDTGTITNPIYATATNQNPDTACDITTIYTNATNPRRDDIHFNFGPSTEVSDNVTYATVNFP; encoded by the exons ATGTTCTCTGGTGTTGTTCTGGGTGTTCTAGGTGATGTGATGTTCTCTGGTGTTGTTCTGGGTGTTCTAGGTGTTGTGATGTTCTCTGGTGTTGTTCTGGGTGTTCTAGGTGATGTGATGTTCTCTGGTGTTGTTCTGGGTGTTCTAGGTGTTGTGATGTTCTCTGGTGTTGCTCTGGGTGTTCTAG GTGATGTGATGTTCTCTGGTGTTGTTCTGGGTGTTCTAGGTGTTGTGATGTTCTCTGGTGTTGTTCTGGGTGTTCTAG GTGATGTGATGTTCTCTGGTGTTGTTCTGGGTGTTCTAGGTGATGTGATGTTCTCTGGTGTTGTTCTGGGTGTTCTAGGTGTTGTGATGTTCTCTGGTGTTGTTCTGGGTGTTCTAGGTGATGTGATGTTCTCTGGTGTTGTTCTGGGTGTTCTAGGTGATGTGATGTTCTCTGGTGTTGTTCTGGGTGTTCTAGGTGATGTGATGTTCTCTGGTGTTGTTCTGGGTGTTCTAGGTGTTGTGATGTTCTCTGGTGTTGTTCTGGGTGTTCTAG GTGATGTGATGTTCTCTGGTGTTGTTCTGGGTGTTCTAGGTGATGTGATGTTCTCTGGTGTTGTTCTGGGTGTTCTAGGTGTTGTGATGTTCTCTGGTGTTGTTCTGGGTGTTGTTCTACTACTGCTGGGTCTGCTGCTGTTCATGTTCttcagacagaggagagacagagacaggagaccaacaggtacag CATCCAAACACTCTGCTATACTGTTGGTGTCTGACTCCATGACACCCAACCTAGAtccagacacaggaaccatcactAACCCCATCTACGCCACAGCAACCAATCAGAACCCAGATACAGCCTGTGACATCACCACCATCTATACCAACGCAACCAATCCTCGTCGAGATGACATCCACTTCAACTTTGGTCCGTCCACAGAGGTTTCAGACAATGTGACCTACGCTACTGTCAACTTCCCCTGA
- the LOC127932483 gene encoding uncharacterized protein LOC127932483 isoform X18: MFSGVVLGVLGDVMFSGVVLGVLGVVMFSGVVLGVLGDVMFSGVVLGVLGVVMFSGVALGVLGDVMFSGVVLGVLGDVMFSGVVLGVLGDVMFSGVVLGVLGDVMFSGVVLGVLGVVMFSGVVLGVLGDVMFSGVVLGVLGDVMFSGVVLGVLGDVMFSGVVLGVLGVVMFSGVVLGVVLLLLGLLLFMFFRQRRDRDRRPTGTASKHSAILLVSDSMTPNLDPDTGTITNPIYATATNQNPDTACDITTIYTNATNPRRDDIHFNFGPSTEVSDNVTYATVNFP, from the exons ATGTTCTCTGGTGTTGTTCTGGGTGTTCTAGGTGATGTGATGTTCTCTGGTGTTGTTCTGGGTGTTCTAGGTGTTGTGATGTTCTCTGGTGTTGTTCTGGGTGTTCTAGGTGATGTGATGTTCTCTGGTGTTGTTCTGGGTGTTCTAGGTGTTGTGATGTTCTCTGGTGTTGCTCTGGGTGTTCTAG GTGATGTGATGTTCTCTGGTGTTGTTCTGGGTGTTCTAG GTGATGTGATGTTCTCTGGTGTTGTTCTGGGTGTTCTAGGTGATGTGATGTTCTCTGGTGTTGTTCTGGGTGTTCTAG GTGATGTGATGTTCTCTGGTGTTGTTCTGGGTGTTCTAG GTGTTGTGATGTTCTCTGGTGTTGTTCTGGGTGTTCTAGGTGATGTGATGTTCTCTGGTGTTGTTCTGGGTGTTCTAGGTGATGTGATGTTCTCTGGTGTTGTTCTGGGTGTTCTAGGTGATGTGATGTTCTCTGGTGTTGTTCTGGGTGTTCTAGGTGTTGTGATGTTCTCTGGTGTTGTTCTGGGTGTTGTTCTACTACTGCTGGGTCTGCTGCTGTTCATGTTCttcagacagaggagagacagagacaggagaccaacaggtacag CATCCAAACACTCTGCTATACTGTTGGTGTCTGACTCCATGACACCCAACCTAGAtccagacacaggaaccatcactAACCCCATCTACGCCACAGCAACCAATCAGAACCCAGATACAGCCTGTGACATCACCACCATCTATACCAACGCAACCAATCCTCGTCGAGATGACATCCACTTCAACTTTGGTCCGTCCACAGAGGTTTCAGACAATGTGACCTACGCTACTGTCAACTTCCCCTGA